The Orcinus orca chromosome 21, mOrcOrc1.1, whole genome shotgun sequence genomic interval ACATAGATGTAAATGGTTGGGTATAATGAAATGAATTTGCTAATAGAAGCAAAACTAGTTAATACCCTATAAGGCAATAAAGTGTAATTTGGGAGGGTCATCTTTTCTACAAGTTGCAAATCCGTTACATCATTACAAGACAAAACTTGTTTTCATTGCTATCAATAAGAATCATCTGCATGGCTTCCTTTTTTTGTGGCTTAACTTCCTACAAAGTTGTAAAATAGTCTAGTCAGGAGAAGGTCAGTGAAAAGAGGACACcctatacaaatgaacttatctacaaatcagaaatagagtcacaggtatagaaaacaaacttatggttatgggttaggggagggataaataggagattgggattgacatatatatactactatatagagacaactagtaaggacctactgtatagcacagggaactctactcaatactctgtaatggcctatatgggaaaagaatctaaaaaagaatggatatatgtatatgtataactgattcactttgctgtacacttgaaactaacataatattgtaaatcaactatactccaaaaaaaatttttttttaataataaagtcttaaaatggaaaaaaaagacaccCTGTAAAATCGGATAATCCCCAAGCTTTCTCTAGCCAATGCCTAGTACCACCCTGAAATAACATCCAGTAATTTCTTTCACCCATTTCCAAGTCTGGGACAATTTTTCCTGACAATCCCCACTATGCCCATTACTTTCTTGCCAAAGCTAATGGTCTCTGTCCTCATCTGAAATGACCTCTTAGCAAGATCTGAAATGATCAAACACTCTTTGGAAGGCTTCTGCATATTTTGGTACACCCCACCTACCTGATTTCCCCCTGTTTCACTCACTTCTCTTTAGTCTCCTGCTGGCTCCACTTCCTCCAGTAACCCTCTAATCATCAGAGTGCCCCAGTATATCTCCAGCCCTGCTCTCTCCCCAAGTTGCAGACGCTTAATTACCTATATCCACTATTTAACTATAGTCCAAACTTTATCATCTCTTTCCGGGACTATTCCAGAGGGCTTCTCACTGGCCTCTGTGCTTCCTCAGTGGATTCTCCACTCAGCAGccagagtgctttttttttttttttttttttgcagtacgcggcctctcactgctgtggcctctcccgttgtggagcacaggctccggacgcgtaggcccagcggccatggctcacgggcctagccgctgcgcggcacgtggaatcttcccggaccagggcacaaacccgtgtcccctgcatcggcaggcggactctcaaccactgtgccaccagggaagccccagagtgatctttttaaaGCATGCTGTCCCTCCTCTGCTTCAAGCACTCCAATGGTTTCTCCTTCTTGCAACAAGGATAGAATCAAAGCTCCTCTTGGCTCCTGAGGTCCTATATGATCTTGCCTTTCCCACTTCAATTCCCttcactccttcccttccttttccatGCACTAGTCGaactggttttcttttctgcacCTTGAATACACGAAACTCtttcagggcctttgtacttgccaGACGTTTCCCCAGCAAGGCAGCCTCTCTAGGTGGCCTCTATGTCATTTAGCTCTTTCTGTCAATGTCACCTCAGAGATGGCTTTCCCAGCCTCCTCAGCTAAAGTAGCTCACACTACCAGTCTCTCTATTACTCTaccctattttgttttcttcatagccCCTATCAGTATCTGAAATCTTATTATCTGTAATTATTCTTCCTCTCTAGAATGAAAGTTTCTTGAAGGAaggaattttgttttgtcttccacTCTGTCCTAGAGCCTAGAATGGCACCTGGCACAAAGCATGTGCTCATGAAGTATTTGCTTATTGACTACAAGATGGTTCATCCCAGTTGTACACAGCATCCTCCCTTAGTTTTCTAGAAAAACTGCAGGAAGTAAGATGATAGAAAAGCAAAGAGCTTTTGTAGAAATGCACAGCAAAGACTGACTTTGAGAGAAGGTGAAACGCTACCCCCTTCGGTGGTTCCAAAATGGTGACACTTCCTctccatatttttttctccatcttcccCCACGATAGGTGCACACAGTACTTAgggacagaggaggaaggaaCTGAGCtttggagaagagaagagatgtCTCCTTAATTTTTAAGAGACCTTGAAAGGGGGGACTTTGGTAACGGGGAGGTGTGGGAagataaaaaagttctggaaatggatggtggtgatgtttaTACAACACTGTGACTGtccttaatgtcactgaactgtacacttaaaaatggttaaaatgatagattttatgtgtattttatcacagttttaaaaatttaaatttaaaaaggggGAGGGAGCCTAGGACTTTCTGTAAAGGCTTTTGTGGTTGAGTGAGTCCTGTTGACGGGGTGTGTATTCTTTTAAGATTTCTGATTTTAGCGTGGGAGTTAGGTTAAAAGTTCTATTTTGATTGGAATTTTTGAGATAGGCAGGACTTCTAGAGGCTGGAGAAAaattttttgtcattgtttttctgtattctttatttAGGGAGGCAGATTGCCATAGAAGTACCTTTGCTTTGGGGAAGCTAGAGAAGACATGGTAGAACTCCAGACAGGTAGTAAGGAACTGGCTTCTTCAGAAGCAGTAGGGAAGAGTGGGAAGAAGGGGGCCTCCATCACTAAGCTTTGCATCTGTGGACAAAGCCACTTAATCACTAGGAGTTGGGTTTCCTGACTTTTCAGATTGttgggaaaataaaagataagatgcctagcacagtacctgctgtataataaatgcTCCGTAAGTGAGAGCTGCCTTGATTAGAAGGACTCACTCACTGTGGGAGGTAAACAGAATTGTCTGACAGAAGAATGAAAGCAGGAACTTTAGTTTTTACTTCCAGGTTTCCTAAAGCCGGTCCACCACCTTAAATGAGAAAGTGGGATTTTCATGTCTAGTTTAAGAGTAAAGATTATGTGGAGGTTTGGAACTTCCTGGTGCTGAATCTCTTGGGAATCTAAGCATCGTAGAATAGTGTTATGTGAGGTATAccgtttttggtttttgttttaactgCATTGAGTTGGAAGGCAGAGTTCTTACCAATGACCAGATCTGTTGTAATAGAAACAAGTTGCAGTGTGTATCTTGATCTGGTGGGGTATCCAAATGTAAAAATGTATCAGGCTGCACACTTCCTATCTGTGCACTATGTGTGCTTCATAGCTCAATTAAAAACGAAAGAGAGAAATGGGCGACCTTATGCATACCTTTACAAAGGATTGTTCTCAGGTTTGACTCACAGAAGCCTTGAACAGTAGAGGTGAAGCTGGGAGAGTGATGGTACTGCTAATATGAAAATATTCGTATAGTGTGTTTATTTAGAGAAATAATCATTGGAATAATTAATGCAGTGATCTTATAATGACTGATTTCGATTAAcatctattttctttatattctagTTAATAAAAGTATCCATGGAGAACAATGAAAATTCAGTGGATTCAAAATCCATTAAAACTTCAGAGACGTGAGTATTTAAATGGAATCTCATACAAGCAGAGAAAGATGGGTGTATGTAGTACAGCAAACTTTGAGGAAGCAGAAAGAATATGGGCTTTCAAGCCAGAGAGGCCCAGATGACTTCCTACCTCCTGTGACAGCTGCATGGCTATACACATGTTAAATTATCCTTTCTGAATCTCCtccttaaaataaaactttcacgGAACTGCGGGGAGGTGGGAGGGTGCCTGACGTGTAGTCAGAAACCCTGCCTTAGTAGCAGAAGGATGACCCAGGAGAGGCAGAGGCACCCTCCGAATCTCTGTGCAGGATGAGAGGTTTGTGTTTGGGGGAGATTTTTTGGCCTCCTGTTTATTTGTGAGTTTTAAGGCTAAAATAAGATGCCAGTTCTCAGTCTGGGGAAGAATTGCCTGGTTATAGATTATCTTTTACCCTTTGTCTCAGTCTTCCTTTTTGGAATATTCTGCTCATTAATGCTTCCAATAACCAGCaggtggagaaagggaaaagataGAACTCAAACACTCTTAATTCATGTCTGTTATTATCCATTTGGGATCTCTTGTGGTACATTTAATTCTAAAAGTTTATTTCTGGGGTCCAGTATTATTATTCTGGACCATCCAGGGAATTATAAACTAATTTTAGTACTAAACAATACTGTTACAGCAGAGCTATTAACAGGTTACCAATAAAGATTTTTGCAATATTTGTTTAGCAAAGGAATTTGCCTAGAAATTAACCTTTTGAAAGGCAGTCTCATTTTAgaggtttcttgcctttttttaaacCCTTTTAAACTGATTTACACATTTTCCTACCTTTTCCTATCATACAGAAcataatttactattttaaaaggtAGTAATTTACTATCCTTTTCCAACAGTATTTTTAGAATTGCATATAATGTGAAATACTCCCAGGTTGAGTGTGTGGGTACATGGACGTTAGGTATcagttttttgctgttgtttcctgaTTCCTGGTCCAGGTCAAGGATCAGGTTTGCAGACTATTTTGGTCAAGTTTTATTGAAGCACGGCCACACCCATTCGTTTACATATTGTCCTGGGCGACTTCCACCAGCTGGATGGAGTGGGCTGCAACAGAGTCTGTACAGGCAGCCAGCCAGCCTAAAATACTTAATATTTGGTGCTTTGAGAAAAAGTTTATTGACCCTGGTCTAGATAACAGAGGTTTTTGGATAAGTGACCTTTAGACAAGTATTTTCAATTATTTACAACAGTGATTCTATGTAGCAATAAATTATTAGTTTGTTCAGTGCACAGGGTTTAAGGAACAATTTAGGAATTGTGATAAATATTGTGTTTTGGGTCATAGTTGCCTTTTGTTTATTTCCCTATCATTTCAGggtaatttttatgatttcactCTTACCTTGaaggataaaatattttagaaagttaaaagaaatttaagtataaaatgaatttgatgaaattttaataaaatttagagGAAAGCAAAATATAGAGATTAAAAGTCTGAACTCTGAAGTTCAACAGATGCTTTCAGCCTTGGGTCTGACACTGTATCTTCATAACCATCAGCCTCATAGTGGtcacttcctcatctgtgaaatgggttttTGTGAAATTTTAGTGAGGGAAAGCCTGTTGCACACAACTTGGCATAttatattcaacaaatgttaactgTTCCTATGTATTAGAGAAGTTGTGTCAATGTGAACAGCAGCGTTGGTCATTTCTCTCTTTGTAAACTGTTGTTTGATTTCCAAACAGAAAGATCTTACATGGAAGCAAATCAATGGACTCTGGAATATCCTTGGACTATAGTTACAAAATGGATTATCCTGAAATGGGTTTAtgtataataattaataataagaaCTTTCATGAAAGTACTGGTATGTATCATAAGATAGTTTTTAATCCTTTACAAGTATTTGTACCATTTATATTTGGTGTAGTATAAAAAACAGAATTGATGTTATTATTTAGTAAACTAATGACACAGAATAGCCATGAAGTAGAGATAGAGCAGGACCCCATGGGTCCTACAATTCAACATGAACTCTTAATCTTCTACCCATCATCAAAATCTCTCCCTCTTCTATCTGTATGTTTATCTCTTCTGCCCTGACTTCTGTGTAACCCTTGCTTCTTTATCTTCCTGCTCCCACTTTCATGTTAATGGAAGGATCTCAACAAATAGTAAGTAGAAGTATTTTTCCATTCCAGGAACTGTGCAAGGCACCTCACAGAAATTGTCTTGTTTAATTCTTAGAGCACCTCTGAAAACTAACCACCATTAGATGCCGAAAGGTTAAAAATCCTTGCACAGAGTCCCACAGATGATTTAGTAGCAGAACTGGGACTCAGCGTTGGTGCTCTGAATCCACTTTCTATGCCACTTCACCTGTGCCTTCATTCATTCTGTTGACTTTCTCTTCTTCCCCCGAAAAGAAGACAGACTCCCCAACCTTAAAGAGACCTTTCTTTTACCCTGCTGCCTCTTAAGCTTTGATCTGATTTTTGTCTCCTTCCCTAAATCTTAAAAACACGTACTTTAAACTTGCCATCTTCACTTCTTTCCATCCctttgattctgttttctctgtttctacctCAACCGCTCTATAGAAGTTGCTGTTAGGTTCACCATAGCCTGATCACCAGATCCCGTTCTCAGTCTCTATACTATGTATAGCTTGAATCTAATAATACtttcagaggttttttttaagagaatgtaaaaaataaaatccctcaCGATCCTAAAAAGCTATTTAACATCTTACTGTATTACGTGATATTTTTTCCTTGACAGTTTCTTTCAAAGCTTAATTTTATCCATAATAGTAAGCAATATTGTATTTTGCTTGTTCCATTTAATGTAATATAAGCATTTTTTGTGTTGCTGTATAATTTTCATATCTgttattttaatgattatataatatcCCATTCCCTAAATATAATGTTCACTTGACTTGCATAATTTACCATATGAATGAACACTTtggctgtttcttcatttttcatttttaaattggtgcTGTGATAATTCTTTGAATTTGCATATTAATTGTATTAGAATTAATTTTAGTTAAGGAAACTAGAATCTGCTGATTCAGTTTAGGAGGCTGTCTACCAGAGTGCTGGtgaaaagggaaagaagccagattaCACTGGAAAGATAAGCTGGATTTGATGTTAGATTCATTATAAGGAGTGAGGAAAAAGTAGTTGAAAATGAGTGTCTAAACCTGAATGGCACCATTTGTATTGCTTTCGGCTCCAAGTTGAGATACAACCTTCAACCGTTAGGTATTCTGCCTCACGTTGCTAGTTATAATGCCCTCGTCCCATAGAATTTTACATTGTTGAACTTATTGGAGTTTTTTTTTCcgtccagttttattgagatataatttacacacagcacttataagtttaaggtgtacagcataatgatttgatttccatagatcatgaaatgattatcacaataagtttagtgaacgtcCATCAACTCcaatagatacaacattaaaggaCTAGAAAAAAgcttttttcctgtgatgagaactcttaggatttcctctcttaacaactttcatatataacatacaacagtgttaattatGTTTATCACATTGTATGTTGTATCTCTAGTACATCCCGAGTACTTACTTATCtttaaagggggagggggaaaattGTTCTACTCTCCCCCCAAAACTACTTAGGCCTGTAGTCTGGCTTTAGCCTTAGAGTGAGCCCCTTTTCTGCTTTGAAATTTGAAGATCAGGTTCTCACAGCCACCTCTGACAGCCTGGTATTTTTTGTTCAACTACTAAGTGGCTCACAAACCAGGACCAGAATTCAGTCACCTTGTCACACAGCTGCATGGTGTCCTCAGCCTTTCCAATGTCAAAACCTTGATGAGCttactttaattttataaaaataatatatggccATAATATACATTTCAGAAATTACagattagcaaaagaaaaattgaaatcacTCCTAATCACACTACTCAGATAATCAACAATAATTTGGAGCTAGAAACATCTAgtcttttttctatgcatatgtGTTAAGTTTACTCAATGTGTGCCCTCCCCCTGCAGCACTTTaggattttaaaatctgaattcaCTGTTCAGTCAATCCGTACGTGTATGTGGAAGGCGCTGTAAAGGCATGAGGAAAGCCCAGGACTCCTGGGTACAGTCCGCTCACCAGCTTCAGTACTTTGTTCAAGTTCCTGgactcctctgtgctcccacatCTGTGCAAATGAAGCCAGTCATGATAACGGTCTCATGGTGGTTAGAAGGCTTAACGGAGACCACGCAGAGCAGAATGGCTGATGAACAGTGCTAAAGTGGCTAGTGGTTTGTGGGGTTTTTCCTGAAAAGGTGTTATGAAAGTACTAATGTATCTTAGAATTGTTGGGAACTTGAAATCAAAGAAATAGTTCCTCTGAGTTTGTGAGGTGTGTAttgatacatatgtgtgtgtggtggtatatgtgtgtttgtgtatgtacaatatgtatgtgtgtgtgtgtgtatatatatatatatatatatatatacttataattttttctttaaagtaggatcctatgcttttttttttaaatgaccatttTCCCATGGCAAAATTTTGTCTACAAAATTTCAGTGGCAATATAGTCTCCCATTATATAAatgacttttaatttatttaaccaaaccTCTCTTGTTAGGCATTTAAGTTTGTTTTTCACTATCTAAGCAGCTGTGAAAGACGTCTTTGTGACTGTAACACTATAACAGTTTATGTTATGAAGTGTCTTATAtgctaagaaatgaaagagacttTGTGTCACCATGATCAGAATATTGAATTTTCTTAGCATTTGCAAGGAAGAGTTTACTGTAGATTGTGTGAATCACTGAATAGTTCATTTCAAAGCAGTTTATgggtcttttttaaatttatttttatatattttttacttttggctgcactggatcttcgttgctgcacacgagcttactctagttgtggtgcgtgggcttctcattgctgtggcttctcatgttgaagagcacgggctctaggcgcgtgggcttcagtagttgcagcatgtgggctcagtagttgcagctcgcgtgctctagagcgcaggctcagtagttgtggtgtatagacttagttgctccgtgacatgtgggatcttcccagaccagggctcaaacccgtatcccctgcattggcaggcggattcttaaccactgcgccaccaggttaagtcaaattttttttttttaatgcaactaAAAGTAACTTTTTCTGTTCAAGGGATGGCATGTCGGTCTGGTACAGACGTAGATGCAGCAAACCTCTGGGAAACCTTCACGAACTTGAAATATGAAGTTAGGAATAAAAATGATCTTACATGTGAAGAAATTTTGGAATTAATGTACAATGgtaagaaataatgaaaagaatgatCTTCATTGTCCAATTTATGTTACAATCTAGCTGtaattatacacatataaaagTAAAGCATGAGAACTGTGGAACTAAACTGTACACAAtcctactctctctctctctctctctctctcccctctctctctctctctctctatatatatatatatattttttttttttactctatatattttatgtaagtaAAACAAGTTATTCATACCAACTCACTAGAGTGGTTTGAGGTGTGTTGCTCTGCCCTAAGTTGGGTTTACATGATCTCTCAGTTCTGTTCTCAGGTTTCTTCATCTTATTCCCATACAGTGCATATGAAATGGTTGAATAAAATTGCATTGGTTTTCTGATGGTTTTTCTTGTTTGTGAACGTTTTCCCAGTTTCTAAAGAAGATCACAGCAAAAGGAGCAGTTTTATTTGCGTGCTTCTAAGCCATGGCGAGGAAGGAAAAATTTTTGGAACAAATGGACCTGTCGATCTGAAAAAATTAGCAGGTTTCTTCAGAGGGGATTGTTGTATAAGCCTAACTGGCAAACCTAAGCTTTTCGTTATTCAGGTAAATATATAACTGAGCAACCTGGTTATTGAGGATTCATTAGGGATTAATTTACTCAATTGTGGAttatcaaaaaaatttatttttttccttgaagctACTGAactattgttagttttttgtttatttaaactaCCACTTAGGAGATagagaataaattttaattttagactaCTAGCAAAAGGATTCTGCATAATTAACATCAGTTTTTACAGAGCCTTTGCATTTCTTAGAAATAACAgttgtacatgtacacacatattttttaaaataaatgtttagtttccttttctttttttaaactttttaaataaatgtttattttctaacCTCTAGGCTTGCCGAGGCACAGAACTGGACTGTGGTATTGAGACAGACAGTGGTGTTGAGGATGACATGGCCTGTCAGAAAATACCAGTTGAGGCAGACTTCTTGTATGCATATTCTACAGCACCTGGTAAGAAAGTTACTAATACTGAATGTTATATGTAGATTTTAAACAATGAAGAATGTGTTCCAAAGGCTGTCATGATTTTGATATCCATAAAAAGCCAacttggggctcccctggtggcgcagtggttgggagtctgcctgccaatgcaggggacatgggttcgagccctggtccgggaagatcccacatgccgcggagcagctaggcccgtgcgcgacaactgctgagcctgcactctagagcccgtgagccataactactgagcccatgtgccacaactattgaagcccgcacgcctagagcccatgctccgcagcaggagaggccaccgcagtgagaagcctgcgcaccgcggcgaagagtggcccccgctcgctgcaactagagaaagcctgcaggtagcaacgaagacccaactcagccaaaataagtaaataaataaatttttttttaaaaagccaacttGTCTGTATTTTAGGGTACCTTAACCACAGACAAGTCTCAAAAAGTTGTCTTTAGCAAAGTTGGGCTAGAAAATATGCATCTATAGGAAAGCATACTTACATAGTGTCATTCATGAACTTGATACCACATGGAAACTGTATTAAAACATAGGACAAGTCGGAGCTTTGCCCACTTCCTGGAATAAGAGAGAACTGTGTTTTCCAGGAATTCTTTGGAAGATAGGAAATTGAAAGGATAAGCCTGAATAGCATATGCGCAGGTAGAAATGGAATGAGGGAAAATAGAGTTAAAAATGATTTATGAATAGGTTATCAACCTCCACTTTTTTGTGGTTGTATTATACGTGTcatcatataaataaatatttattgatcatacAACTGTTTACTTATACAACTAAGGGTGTCACAAAGTTTGGAAATATAgggcaaatgtatttttaaacagtattacatttttaaatatagtcaATGTGACTTCTTTTAACCTCCAGGCATCTTTCCAGATAAAGTACTTTCAAATTAAAAGCAATggatccagggaattccccagcagtccagtggttaggactcattgctttcactgccacgggcctgggttcgatccctggtcggggaactaaggtcccacaagccgtgcggcaCAGCTGAAAAAAAGGAATGGATCCAATAGTTAATCTGGGAAAAGTACAATAAATACACTATTTCCCCTTTTTGGACTTTTGAATATACTATAATGTGTTTATTATACTCTATTTAGATGCCCTGTAGACAAATTTAGGACACTcaaatatgtgtgcatatgtaagCAGGTTATTTCTTGGATAAGCCAATAATCTGATTGCAACACGATGCTACTTATAAtgatacttttcatttctttgcttttgcatCTTCTGCACGTTAC includes:
- the CASP3 gene encoding caspase-3 isoform X4, whose translation is MENNENSVDSKSIKTSETKILHGSKSMDSGISLDYSYKMDYPEMGLCIIINNKNFHESTGMACRSGTDVDAANLWETFTNLKYEVRNKNDLTCEEILELMYNVSKEDHSKRSSFICVLLSHGEEGKIFGTNGPVDLKKLAGFFRGDCCISLTGKPKLFVIQVTIPGEIQRTDPGSSSHFVQC
- the CASP3 gene encoding caspase-3 isoform X2 encodes the protein MENNENSVDSKSIKTSETKILHGSKSMDSGISLDYSYKMDYPEMGLCIIINNKNFHESTGMACRSGTDVDAANLWETFTNLKYEVRNKNDLTCEEILELMYNVSKEDHSKRSSFICVLLSHGEEGKIFGTNGPVDLKKLAGFFRGDCCISLTGKPKLFVIQACRGTELDCGIETDSGVEDDMACQKIPVEADFLYAYSTAPGYYSWRNSKDGSWFIQSLCAMLKQYAHKLELMHILTRVNRKVAIEFESFSNDSTFHAKKQIPCIVSMLTKELYF
- the CASP3 gene encoding caspase-3 isoform X3 translates to MENNENSVDSKSIKTSETKILHGSKSMDSGISLDYSYKMDYPEMGLCIIINNKNFHESTGMACRSGTDVDAANLWETFTNLKYEVRNKNDLTCEEILELMYNVSKEDHSKRSSFICVLLSHGEEGKIFGTNGPVDLKKLAGFFRGDCCISLTGKPKLFVIQACRGTELDCGIETDSGVEDDMACQKIPVEADFLYAYSTAPGPSQKTISKVTMMPGRIRSLQRSQPLNMTIFLFVSLLGGMGSSRV
- the CASP3 gene encoding caspase-3 isoform X1 is translated as MENNENSVDSKSIKTSETKILHGSKSMDSGISLDYSYKMDYPEMGLCIIINNKNFHESTGMACRSGTDVDAANLWETFTNLKYEVRNKNDLTCEEILELMYNVSKEDHSKRSSFICVLLSHGEEGKIFGTNGPVDLKKLAGFFRGDCCISLTGKPKLFVIQACRGTELDCGIETDSGVEDDMACQKIPVEADFLYAYSTAPGSRKQSSSSSYSWWNEVGSTCPWCCVWVAANIHEQEDQQGESGLQASLQARSDCVSMPQSWATGKPNDDVAFRNSKTKWRSETGRSHCEIESSLALGSARSSHKA